In Leptospiraceae bacterium, one DNA window encodes the following:
- the neuB gene encoding N-acetylneuraminate synthase, with the protein MKAVFIIAEAGVNHNGSLDIAKKLVDAASEAGANAVKFQTFKANHLVSKNAEKADYQKQTTKSSESQYEMIKKLELTEDAHKELIAYCKQKNIEFLSTPFDHESINLLHELGLATFKIPSGEITNLPYLEHIGRYNKNIILSTGMATLGEIESAIDVLAHAGTEREKISVLHANTEYPTPMHDVNLRAMQTIGAAFGLPYGYSDHTLGIEVPIAAVAMGATIIEKHFTLDKNLPGPDHKASLEPQELVAMVKAIRNIEKALGSAIKQPSPSEAKNKPIARKSLVAKTAIKKGEIFSEQNLTVKRPGHGISPMRWHEYIGKQAERDYAEDELI; encoded by the coding sequence ATGAAAGCAGTTTTTATCATTGCAGAGGCGGGAGTGAATCATAATGGTTCGCTTGATATAGCTAAAAAGCTTGTGGATGCCGCCAGTGAAGCGGGTGCCAATGCTGTTAAATTTCAGACTTTCAAAGCGAATCATCTTGTTAGTAAAAATGCCGAAAAAGCCGATTATCAAAAACAGACAACTAAAAGCAGTGAATCCCAATACGAGATGATAAAAAAATTAGAACTCACTGAAGATGCTCATAAAGAACTCATCGCCTATTGCAAACAAAAAAATATTGAGTTTCTTTCGACTCCCTTTGATCACGAAAGTATCAATCTGTTACATGAACTTGGCTTAGCCACATTTAAGATACCCAGCGGTGAAATTACCAATTTGCCTTATTTAGAGCACATTGGTCGCTATAACAAAAATATTATTCTTTCAACCGGAATGGCGACTTTGGGTGAAATTGAATCGGCCATCGATGTATTGGCTCACGCCGGTACTGAACGTGAAAAAATTAGTGTGTTGCATGCCAATACTGAATACCCCACGCCGATGCACGATGTAAATTTGCGAGCGATGCAAACTATTGGTGCAGCTTTTGGTTTGCCTTACGGTTATAGCGACCACACTCTGGGTATTGAAGTGCCTATTGCCGCAGTGGCAATGGGAGCGACCATTATCGAAAAACATTTTACACTTGATAAAAATTTGCCCGGCCCTGACCACAAAGCAAGCCTTGAACCGCAAGAATTAGTGGCGATGGTGAAGGCTATCCGTAATATTGAAAAAGCGTTAGGCAGTGCGATTAAACAGCCCAGCCCCAGCGAAGCAAAAAATAAACCGATTGCCCGAAAGTCGTTGGTGGCTAAGACAGCAATCAAGAAAGGTGAAATTTTTAGCGAACAAAATTTGACGGTCAAGCGCCCCGGGCACGGCATTAGCCCCATGCGTTGGCACGAGTATATTGGCAAGCAAGCCGAGCGTGATTATGCTGAAGATGAGTTGATATGA